In the Carettochelys insculpta isolate YL-2023 chromosome 6, ASM3395843v1, whole genome shotgun sequence genome, GGGATCAAGATAAATCCTTGAAGAAAAATCTGTAGGTGAAGTCTCCTGAGAAGAGAAACAGACTCCTGTCACTACTCTATGGGTCCTATAGGGCTAGTCTGTCTACATCACCTGTGTCATATACACAGACCAACAATAATTTGTGGGCAACTGTGTTGAATGTTACACGGGTATCAAACTGTATGAAAATTGAGACATAACCTCCCCCCTTTGCTAAGAGGTTGCCTGTCCATACTAGGAAGGGTGTCTGTACAGTATTCTGATCTCAAGTCTGAGCGTGAAACATCCAGAGTATTCACAGAGGTCACATGCTGGACCTCAGCAATTATCTTTGGTTTCAATAATTTTGCTGGGAACAGGAGGTCAAAGCGGTTTTCTACATTTAGTGTTGGCTCTTGAAGCTCAGGCATAAAACTGTTCCTATCAAAATAACTGGCACATGTATTTCTCTGAAAGGGAAGTTGAACATTTTCATTAGCAGTGGGCAGTTATTGTGCTATGACCTTCAGCAAGCAAAATGGACATAGATCTCATTTGCAGGTGGTTGTTTTGATATTTCCGAGGACATTTCAAGGTTCAACATGTGTGGGACTGGGCTGACCTCCAACAGGTGTAGCAAGTAGTATGTGCCACCTGTTCTCAGGGTTTTCTGGAACCAGGAAGTTCATCTTACAAAGTGCAGATTATTTGTTGACATTTTCTAGTACTCATGTTCAGTATGTTCTTTTCAAATATTCAGAACTTTGAACAGTACATCTATGACTAAGTGTGAGATTAAGGAGTAGAAAGTTAAAAATGAGGCCTAATTACCAAAGAGGTTTAAAACTTTAGCTATGTGAATTTTCAGTGTAAGTGGAACACACATACCTATGTCAAAACTAGCTGAAGGGATTTTGCCCaaacttcaaaagaaaaaaaaaattgtgcagaGATCATGCTTGGAAAAATTTTAGCTCAAAAGATGATTTTTAAGAAAAGCATGAGCTCATGAAAACAGGGTTATAACAATGTTTTTGCATGGTACCTCTAACCAAGCGTAACAAGAAAACGAAAATACTTATGGGATAAAAGTAGAATCAACTCCACAACCCTTCctggaaaggaaaacagaaatacagactgaaaaaaaatctccataTGGAGATGTGAGATGAggcaggggacagggtgggggaggagagcagaAAAGAATCAGATGCCAAGAACAAGAAAGCAGGGTgaaggcaatgttccctctaatcttttccatccaagtgcagaatatttttatgtgcactgaggcatgtgtgaatgtcaCCGCAGcctctcctggctcccccaccttgctcctgcaGCCTCCAAGTGAGACTGGGGGTTGGAgggttgctaattgcagggatgaaaaagggggcctgatgtaaaaagcttCCTcactcctgctttaggcaagggtaaaggaccctcctcccctgcaTAGCTTCTAAGGTAAAAGAGGCTGTTTGGGCAGCACTTAGATAGTGTTACAGCTCCAATTTAAATGCATTATTGCCAATTTATTGCAAGCTAAAGAGTTCTGGAGTCTTGAACAGTCAAAATCTCCCTTTTATGGTGCATTCCCATCTCTGTCCAATATTTTCCTTAGGGAAAAAACTTCATACAAAACCGCCAGAGGAACACCATAAAAACAGCTTCACAAGGAGACTATTAGGGCCATATGGtttagaagtaagggaaaaggGAACACCACAGTTAAGGTTGCACAGACATCCTCAACTGCCTCCCTTGTGCATACACAttactacctaataaataaaactgttagtgcccagggtacttcaaagtgcttgcggGTGAGCCGCGGTTAGACACGAGccaccactttgaagtttaacacttcaaagttgccacaggggcggagtttgcttaatgaagtgctgcatatgcagcgcagcacttcattaataaactcccaacaccctacttaccatgctcccttcgacgtagggagctagtgtagacaagccctatgttgACACAGTTAcctttatcaacaaaacttgtcATCTAATCAACTATTTCTGACAAGAACTATTTTCCATAAAACCAAGTTATCTGGCATGAACTATGCTGCCATCTTTAAAGTTTTTACTGATTATGTTTCACATCAGTATTTCTATGATTTTGCCTGGGGTCAGCCTGCAGAGTCCCAAGTCattccatttctttttaaatatggtACATCGTACATTTTTTCTTCACCTTTAGACACACTGAAGTAGTATCTTTCAGCCTATGCACTAAACTGtgtgttccttgtaaactgagtgcttgggcagccacccagaagagattcagatccCAACCAGTACACTATGTGAGTGATCCACATGAAAAGTACATTGTAAACTAGATTTACACAGCATCTTAGATATGAAAGTTTaacaaagagtaacaaaatgtttaaaaataggcaaacacagatttaaaataaaaggaagcagAAAATTAGAAGAGGAAAGGGAGAGTTTATAAGAAGCTTTGAAATAAAGGCAAATCAAGTTGTGCACCAGCCAGCCAAGGTAACCACATCTTATGGTTATATTCCCTCATTTTCCTCTCTATAGTCTGTCCAACATATATTTGTTGCATGCTGCCTTAACTTTAAACTGCATGCTGTCTAAGGCAGGAATGTTCTTTTACTCTGTACAGTGTCAAGTATAATGGGGTCCTTATCCTTGATTGGGATCTATAGATGcttctgtaatacaaataatagagTGAAAATTTTCTTTCATATAAAAGTTACTAAGATAAGTTAGCAGTGCAGTTAATTCCCTCAGCTCCCAAACTTATAAGTTAAGTACAGATGTTAGAGTTAAAAAGAAATCAGCAGGCTATGTCaatatagaaaataaaaacagcaCAGATATGAAAGACTGAAAATGAGAGGATAGTAAAATGAGAGGATaactggtgtgctggtcagtttcctggctcccagactggtggggggttgggaaccaggtggcaggcagcctagctcccaagctcccttccactggcaggagccaggaaactgaccaggacatcATTGGTCAGTCTCCCCGCTCCTCCCAGGGGCAGCAGCATGACTCTAGACTgtggcccctgacaggagctgtttccctgctcctggtcagggtggcagctgctcctgtcagtggtggcagctgagagtcagggtctcagctgccgcccctgacaaaAGCCAGCAAACTGACAGGTGCAGCGGTTTGTCAGTGTTCCCATTCCTCTGAGTAGCAGGgaactggtgcctggcagccccagagccaaGTGCCAGCTCCCTACCTCTCTAAGCTACGTTAACCCAAGAAACGCACAAGCTGAGTGCATGAacctcagggttctactgtattgtTGTGAAGATATAGGAAATGAACTATCCTGACTTTCGAGAGCTTTCCTCTCCTCCGATAGCTGTGTATGGGATTTTCAGAAAAAATTAATCCAATTTGCTCCACACACTCTGAGGTTTCACACATGGTTCCATTAAACAAGTGACTGAAAATATCAACATTTTTCTGTCCACAGTCCACCAAACCAGGTTTTCAGCCACCCTCAGAGTAGAAGCCCTGCAATAGTATGGCTGAATTTTGAACCTCCCCCTCCTCAAACATAAAACATAATGGTAATTCCACCTTGGAGTAGATATAGGACACTGCACTCCCTGTGTTGGCACTCTGTGTTCACCTTGCTGATCATTTACCTTGATTCTTTGCTCCGGTTGGCAAGACAGGACAGAGGAGCCATTACGTTGAGCTATGCTTGTTTCCGCTCTTCGAACTGTGCTTGCTACTTTCTGCAAGGAGAAGCTGTTTCCATTTGGAATCCCTCTGGAGGGTGCTTTGGAATTATTACCCTGCATCAGAGCGAAACTACTGTTACCACACTCTGACCTCCAACAGACAGTGTGACTAGAAAAGAGGCCTGGAAAGCCTCCCTTTACCCTTAAGCCTTCCCTCCCCAAAGCCAATGCCTTTTGACCTCAGATCTAGTAACAGCAGTCTATAGAAATTGAACAGAtttcaccttggctacgtctacacgtgccccaaacttcgaaatggccatgcaaatggccatttcgaagtttactaatgaagcgctgacatgcatattcagcgcttcattagcatgcgggcggcagcggcgcttcgaaattgacgagccttgccgccgcgcggcgcgtccagacggggctccttttcgaaaggacgccaccttcttcaaagtccccggaataaggggacttcgaagaaggtggcgtcctttcgaaaaggagccccgtctggacgcgccgcgcggcggcaaggctcgtcaatttcgaagcgccgctgccgcccgcatgctaatgaagcgctgaatatgcatgtcagcgcttcattagtaaacttcgaaatggccatttgcatggccatttcgaagtttggggcacgtgtagaccacAGCCCTTTATTCAAGTTTATGAAACAGGATTCATATATTTAAGCAGCTGAGCTAATAACTGACATACACTTTTGGAAGCAAGAAAGTAATCTGAAAGACACGATTTTAACATCCAAACTCTCTGCTGGAGCAAGAAACATGTTACATCCAAAACACATTTTTCAGGAGCAGTGAAATTTGCGCAAGTGCACTGAACCACATTTAAGCAGCAACCTACTATTTTCAAATTCTTATTGTCTATAAATAGTATAGTAGAAAATGGTGGATGTATTGCTTATTTACTACTATTGTGCCATATTTCTAAAGCTTGCCCTGAAAACTTATGTGTTTTCCCCACTGAATCTTTCTTTATATAGCAAAGCAGCCTTGACTCAAAAGTTTTTGATATGGACTCCTAGAGTCAGCacgtttatttttatttaaaatgttttaggaGACTGTAAGTTGAGGTCttaacatatattctggtttctttttaaatagcttagtttaaaatgtaattgaaataataaaatacatctgatttaatttaaaaaaatcccatatttttgttttcccccaaaGGGACAGCCCAGGGACAAGAGAGACATAAATCCACAGAACTCAGCATAGAGATGAAAGgtctccccacccagctccaggaGGATGGAACAAGTATCCAGTTGTGTGGCTCTGCCTAGCACTGCTGGCCTCCCAAACCATACTGAGCTAAATCACAGCTCCAGGTTCCCTAAGGACCCTCTAAGGCTAACAGAGGTTACTGCTAAAATTGCATGATAAGTCTTTTCCTCTTTCATCACCCACACACCGAGCTGGGCCATTCTTGCTTTTCACTCTCAGGAAACATCTTCTCCAATGCCAGGAAGGTCAAGAAGCCAATTATCACCCAGAGGCCAAGAAGCTTTTGCTGCTGGAAGCTCTGCCCACCTCCTAGAAAGCAAAAGAGATCTCTGTTTGCACTGCTGGGGGTGCCCGAATGGTAAGTCTCACCATCGGTACCATGTACCTTGCAACTGAGGGATTCAACAACACAGGGCAGAACGCATTTTCTTAGTCCTCTGGGAGGCACAGAACAGACACATCCTGCATAAAAACCCCATTTGCTTTATCAATACGTCCTTGATCCAACATAGAGGAAGGGGGAAATTAGGCTCCACACCCTCAGTACTCCAGCACTGGAGTCTAGCCTGTCTCCTGTGTGCTTGCAGGAGCCCTTAAGCCCAGCATCTCTTCCGCAAAATACtgggcaaggtgagcaaagcagaaaTCTCTTACCAGAGGCTACAAAGCTACTTGTATCAGCGTAAGTCCTGCATCTGAGCCTGTACGAGTAGCAAGTGCAGGCATGAAGGCTTTCCTTTGGAAGGTGAGCCAAATACCTATCTtccccatcacaccccacctGGGTAAGTTATTAACACAAGCCATAACGTGTTCCTTTCTGTTAGGGCTGAGACTGTCAGATCCTCATCTGTTTGACCTGACTGCAGGGCCAGGACTATGCTCCCATAACAAGACATGCAAAAGCACTAGGAATTTGACATCTGGAAGCTTGAGACAGGGGAAAAGGCTAACAGGAGACAGGAACAAGCTGCAAGAACATTAAGAAAAGCAGCAGAGTGCAAATTCACAAGAAAGCACAGCAGCCAGCGACTGCGTCTGTCTCTGGTGCCCCAGGTATAGTGCCAGATATTACCTGCAGTGGCGCTGCAGGTATAGGCCCAGGCCTCAGGGAGGAGGTGCAGAAATACATTTCCCAGAAGCCCACCAATTGCAAAACTCAACAGCTGCTTCAAGCGATTGGATCccactgcaaaacaaacaaatgatcATAGCCAGACTGGAGCCCAGACCCTTCCTGACAAGTTGTGTGAGAAACCCCAGGTCAGGAGCCTTTGCAGCATGAACTACAAGGGAATGTGATAAGGGAAATGAACTTTGAGGGACATGTAGCCCAGGGCACTGCAAGACCCTGAGCAAGTTGGGGGTCGCAATGTGCCTCAAAATCTTGGCCATGACACTGAGGGCCAGAGCATGAACTGTACCTTGAATGAGCCTCTGTGGCAGGGGAGTCTGTATTTGTATGAGCGCCACACCCAAAGTCTCAGATCCCCACACTCAGCTGGAGAACAAGCTGCCCCATTTTTAGAAATGGCTTTAGTCACCCAACATGTaacacaggagtcagcaacctttcaaggtggagtgctgagatttgaccttttgaatgctatgtacagtccaagtgctggtgatactttttaaagtcactaatagaccTACTTACCACAGCTTCACTGATAAATTATGATGAGAGCTTTATTGTTTaagtggtagttggtagcatcagctggtcttttgttttgagcaagctcccagctgcatgggggaggatcggtggggctgagctcctgccttgtgtgccaatgaaaaatcAGCTCAcgcgccactcttggcacatgtgctgaaggttgctgacccctgttgtaaCAGGAGTGAATTGTGCCTTTATTACATAAGACACATCTCTAGGGCACCAGGACGATCCCAGCTCCCGTGTTAAACACAAGAATGTTGCCCCATTCAGTCACTCCCTGTCGATggcaggaggggtgtgtgtgtgcgacGACACTGGTTATGAAGAATGTAAGCGAGGGAGCAGATTTACCTTCTGATCGCAGAGCAGCTCCTGTCTCAAGGGGAATTACCAACAAGGGGAAGACTCCACTCAGTCCCACCAGAATCGAACCAATGAGAGATAAGATCCAGGCATCCAGTCGCTCTCCACTGAACAGCGTTCCCCAGGACTCAGCCTCTTTCTCACACTGACTGATACCAGTGTTGGCCTTGTCCACTGGGAGCTCCTGCGCTCCACAGGGGATGCTGAAGAGAAACAAGGCAAGCGTCCCATGAACCAGAAATTGTTGCTCTCTCATCGCTGAGCAGTTTCAGCCTGGCTGGCCAATCTctgaaaggaagaggga is a window encoding:
- the SLC39A13 gene encoding zinc transporter ZIP13; its protein translation is MREQQFLVHGTLALFLFSIPCGAQELPVDKANTGISQCEKEAESWGTLFSGERLDAWILSLIGSILVGLSGVFPLLVIPLETGAALRSEVGSNRLKQLLSFAIGGLLGNVFLHLLPEAWAYTCSATAGGGQSFQQQKLLGLWVIIGFLTFLALEKMFPESEKQEWPSSGNNSKAPSRGIPNGNSFSLQKVASTVRRAETSIAQRNGSSVLSCQPEQRIKISGYLNLLANTIDNFTHGLAVAASFLVSRKVGLLTTLAILLHEIPHEVGDFAILLRAGFDRWSAAKMQLSTALGGILGTCFAICSQSPKGTGETIAWILPFTSGGFLYIALVNVVPDLLEEKNPWNSLQQVLLLCTGITVMVLLSLTTE